Proteins found in one Primulina eburnea isolate SZY01 chromosome 16, ASM2296580v1, whole genome shotgun sequence genomic segment:
- the LOC140816540 gene encoding uncharacterized protein — MATPAHFLMQDQNLNILHNGGKTDVPKADKKGRISGRKALNDISNSRKPSVFQSNKTDNFTNAASTGKDLCAASTATTKKRGKTTEKGEDGDRIALGDITNSVKRPLQYVPTTGGKLSAVAEKKVPISIVQDRFHHNHQECIKAQTKIMDLGFFMKSVGLDNDFLVRPSAVVKSPPKKPEELVRNLIMEEMIEQPSNDQVLKFWKTETSGNLSPACRSPESPKLPYMNWGEERFSDLMAIDSPKLMHP; from the exons ATGGCAACCCCAGCTCATTTCCTGATGCAAgatcaaaatttaaatattctccACAATG GTGGAAAGACTGATGTACCCAAGGCAGATAAGAAAGGAAGGATCAGTGGTCGGAAAGCTCTGAATGACATATCGAATTCAAGAAAACCATCTGTATTTCAGTCAAACAAAACAGACAATTTTACAAATGCTGCTTCCACTGGGAAAGATCTATGTGCTGCTTCTACTGCTACCACCAAAAAAAGGGGAAAAACAACCGAGAAAGGAGAAGATGGTGACAGGATAGCGCTTGGCGACATTACAAACTCAGTTAAGAGACCTTTACAATATGTGCCAACGACAGGTGGGAAGTTAAGCGCTGTTGCAGAAAAAAAAGTACCCATCTCTATAGTACAAGATCGATTTCATCACAATCATCAAGAGTGCATCAAAGCACAAACGAAAATCATGGATTTGGGCTTCTTTATGAAGTCAGTTGGACTTGATAATG ATTTTCTCGTGAGGCCATCTGCTGTGGTAAAGTCACCACCAAAGAAG CCCGAGGAACTGGTTAGGAATTTGATCATGGAAGAGATGATCGAGCAGCCCTCTAATGACCAAGTTCTAAAATTCTGGAAAACAGAGACTTCTGGCAACTTGTCACCTGCTTGCCGATCACCAGAGTCACCAAAGCTGCCATACATGAACTGGGGGGAAGAAAGGTTTTCTGATCTCATGGCAATTGATTCACCTAAGCTGATGCATCCTTGA
- the LOC140816712 gene encoding ferric reduction oxidase 2-like: MDLVRTERKINGQIKNVQLGIKFLVLVIFLGYMMIWIMMPTNIFWLHWLPRIHAATASTYFGLQGANFLIYSFPILLIATLGCLHLYLDKYVDDADTRVQKTAHFVSWKRPVLVRGPLGIVSLAELSFLLMFLALLIWSFSTYVHVMFKNITRQAASTMNESVWELKLGSAALLLGLVGNVCLAFLFFPVARGSSILRLFGLTSESTIKYHIWLGHTTLTLFTAHGLCYVIFWANTHQISEMIKWNKIGISNLAGEIALVSGLIMWITSFTLVRRKIFELFFYTHHLYIAFVVFFVLHVGFPYSCIMLPGFYLFLIDRYLRFLQSQQKVRLVSARVLPCQAMELNFSKDPRLSYKPSSIMFINVKSVSKLQWHPFTVISNNNTDPDQLSVVIRCEGGWSQKLYQKLSSRIHRLEVSVEGPYGPASTSFLRHDMLVMVSGGSGITPFISIIRELIFLSSTSEINIPRVLLVSAFKKSEDLAMLELLLPESGTVCNISTLKLQIQAYVTRERRPTMDNQKQLQTIYFRPNALDRPISSILGSNSWIWLGAIISCSFLIFLILTGLLTRYYIYPIDHNTDQIYSYTARSMLNMLLLCVSIVIAATLAFLWNKKQNAIYVRQIQSADSPTSIASPAPESRSYNIDRELESLPRQQSLEQFTTIHFGQRPDLKKILLEFEEFDVGVLVSGPKKMRQDAAEICSSSLANNLSYESFSFNW, encoded by the exons ATGGATTTGGTTAGAACAGAAAGGAAGATTAATGGACAAATCAAGAATGTCCAACTTGGAATAAAGTTTCTTGTGTTGGTCATTTTTCTTGGTTACATGATGATATGGATTATGATGCCTACAAATATATTTTGGCTACATTGGTTGCCTCGTATTCATGCTGCGACTGCTTCGACTTACTTTGGGCTACAAG GTGCAAATTTTCTTATATATTCATTTCCGATCCTTCTTATCGCTACATTGGGATGTTTACATCTCTATTTGGACAAGTATGTTGATGATGCAGACACTAG AGTTCAAAAGACTGCACATTTTGTCTCTTGGAAACGACCCGTACTCGTGAGAGGCCCTCTTGGAATCGTGTCTTTGGCAGAATTATCATTTCTATTAATGTTCCTTGCGCTCTTGATATGGTCATTTTCTACCTATGTACATGTCATGTTCAAGAATATAACTAGACAAGCTGCTTCAACTATGAACGAATCTGT GTGGGAACTCAAGCTAGGCAGTGCTGCTCTGCTGTTAGGCCTTGTAGGGAATGTATGCTTGGCTTTCCTCTTTTTTCCAGTGGCTCGAGGATCATCAATCTTACGCTTGTTTGGCCTCACTTCAGAATCCACAATCAAGTATCATATTTGGCTTGGCCATACAACATTAACCCTTTTCACTGCACATGGTCTTTGCTATGTTATCTTTTGGGCTAATACACATCAGATCTCGGAG ATGATCAAATGGAATAAAATTGGGATTTCAAACCTGGCTGGTGAAATAGCTTTGGTCTCTGGATTAATAATGTGGATTACAAGCTTCACTCTTGTTAGGAGGAAAATATTTGAACTCTTCTTCTACACACATCATCTGTACATTGCTTTTGTTGTTTTCTTCGTTTTACATGTGGGATTTCCTTATTCTTGCATCATGTTACCCGGTTTCTACCTCTTCTTGATTGATCGGTATCTGAGATTTTTACAATCTCAGCAAAAAGTTCGTCTGGTATCTGCTCGTGTATTACCTTGCCAAGCCATGGAACTGAACTTTTCCAAGGATCCAA GATTGAGTTATAAACCATCAAGCATTATGTTCATCAATGTTAAGAGTGTATCTAAGCTCCAGTGGCATCCATTCACTGTAATCTCAAATAATAACACGGATCCTGATCAACTCAGCGTTGTCATCAGATGTGAAGGGGGCTGGTCTCAGAAGCTTTATCAGAAACTTTCGTCTCGAATACATCGTCTTGAAGTATCCGTTGAAGGACCCTATGGTCCTGCATCAACCTCATTTTTAAG GCACGACATGCTAGTGATGGTGAGTGGAGGCAGTGGAATCACTCCTTTTATTTCCATCATTCGAGAACTCATTTTCCTTTCGAGCACATCAGAAATAAACATCCCAAGAGTTCTCCTCGTGTCAGCTTTCAAGAAATCCGAAGATCTCGCAATGCTAGAGCTTCTGCTTCCAGAATCAGGAACTGTTTGCAATATTTCCACCTTAAAGTTACAAATTCAAGCATACGTGACGAGAGAGAGAAGGCCCACGATGGACAACCAGAAGCAACTTCAAACCATCTACTTCAGGCCAAATGCTCTTGACAGACCAATTTCTTCCATTTTAGGCTCGAACAGTTGGATTTGGCTTGGAGCTATAATTTCATGCTCTTTTCTCATATTTCTCATTCTAACCGGTCTTCTGACTCGTTACTACATCTACCCGATTGACCATAACACCGATCAGATATATTCGTACACTGCAAGATCAATGCTCAATATGTTGTTATTGTGTGTGTCTATTGTGATTGCTGCAACGCTAGCGTTTCTTTGGAACAAGAAACAGAACGCTATATATGTGAGGCAGATTCAAAGTGCTGACTCCCCAACATCAATAGCATCTCCAGCACCAGAATCTCGGTCTTACAACATCGACAGAGAATTAGAAAGCCTTCCACGCCAACAATCTTTGGAGCAATTCACAACAATACATTTTGGCCAAAGACCTGATTTGAAAA AAATACTGTTGGAGTTCGAAGAATTCGACGTGGGAGTTCTGGTTAGTGGGCCCAAGAAGATGAGGCAGGATGCAGCTGAAATATGTTCATCTAGTTTAGCCAACAACCTGAGTTATGAATCTTTTAGCTTCAACTGGTAA
- the LOC140815841 gene encoding uncharacterized protein isoform X3, producing the protein MDTKSPLIDELDESNSLFGFSILRLTLERIDDYRGYIMDSNNFNDEKLECRLYVGNLDLRITEAALIKMFSPFGKIISEDFLWHTRGPKRGEPRGYAFIQFSSIEEAKLAKEKMHGRMACGRPLVVRLASEKYSLEGQANSLKYSGEGSASSIPVGYSGQINRCARIAAIKNKLKAMEQEDDKCTKKQKQTDISGH; encoded by the exons ATGGACACCAAGTCTCCTTTAATCGACGAGCTCGATGAATCAAATTCTCTCTTTGGATTCTCAATCTTGAG ATTGACTCTCGAAAGGATTGACGACTACCGTGGCTATATCATG GACTCCAACAATTTCAATGATGAAAAGTTGGAATGTAGATTATATGTTGGGAACCTTGATTTGAGGATCACAGA GGCTGCTCTGATTAAGATGTTTTCCCCCTTTGGAAAGATAATCTCCGAAGACTTCCTGTGGCATACCCGTGGCCCAAAACGTGGAGAACCACGTGGTTATGCTTTCATTCAGTTCAGTTCTATAGAG GAAGCTAAACTGGCCAAGGAGAAGATGCACGGCAGGATGGCATGTGGCCGCCCCTTGGTCGTTCGTCTTGCTAGTGAGAAATATTCATTGGAAGGACAAGCTAATTCACTCAAATACAGTGGTGAAGGAAGTGCATCTAGCATTCCTGTTGGTTATTCAGGACAAATAAATCGATGTGCTAGAATTGCTGCAATAAAGAATAAGCTAAAGGCCATGGAACAAGAAGATGATAAATGTACGAAAAAACAGAAGCAAACTGACATATCGGGGCACTGA
- the LOC140815841 gene encoding uncharacterized protein isoform X4, which yields MDTKSPLIDELDESNSLFGFSILRIDDYRGYIMDSNNFNDEKLECRLYVGNLDLRITEAALIKMFSPFGKIISEDFLWHTRGPKRGEPRGYAFIQFSSIEEAKLAKEKMHGRMACGRPLVVRLASEKYSLEGQANSLKYSGEGSASSIPVGYSGQINRCARIAAIKNKLKAMEQEDDKCTKKQKQTDISGH from the exons ATGGACACCAAGTCTCCTTTAATCGACGAGCTCGATGAATCAAATTCTCTCTTTGGATTCTCAATCTTGAG GATTGACGACTACCGTGGCTATATCATG GACTCCAACAATTTCAATGATGAAAAGTTGGAATGTAGATTATATGTTGGGAACCTTGATTTGAGGATCACAGA GGCTGCTCTGATTAAGATGTTTTCCCCCTTTGGAAAGATAATCTCCGAAGACTTCCTGTGGCATACCCGTGGCCCAAAACGTGGAGAACCACGTGGTTATGCTTTCATTCAGTTCAGTTCTATAGAG GAAGCTAAACTGGCCAAGGAGAAGATGCACGGCAGGATGGCATGTGGCCGCCCCTTGGTCGTTCGTCTTGCTAGTGAGAAATATTCATTGGAAGGACAAGCTAATTCACTCAAATACAGTGGTGAAGGAAGTGCATCTAGCATTCCTGTTGGTTATTCAGGACAAATAAATCGATGTGCTAGAATTGCTGCAATAAAGAATAAGCTAAAGGCCATGGAACAAGAAGATGATAAATGTACGAAAAAACAGAAGCAAACTGACATATCGGGGCACTGA
- the LOC140815841 gene encoding uncharacterized protein isoform X1 has translation MDTKSPLIDELDESNSLFGFSILSSFLDEILPSRKACLKSLEIEIPSRADLEYVPLVWIDDYRGYIMDSNNFNDEKLECRLYVGNLDLRITEAALIKMFSPFGKIISEDFLWHTRGPKRGEPRGYAFIQFSSIEEAKLAKEKMHGRMACGRPLVVRLASEKYSLEGQANSLKYSGEGSASSIPVGYSGQINRCARIAAIKNKLKAMEQEDDKCTKKQKQTDISGH, from the exons ATGGACACCAAGTCTCCTTTAATCGACGAGCTCGATGAATCAAATTCTCTCTTTGGATTCTCAATCTTGAG TTCATTCCTCGATGAAATCCTTCCATCCAGAAAGGCGTGCTTGAAGTCTCTGGAAATTGAAATTCCTAGCAGAGCTGATTTAGAATATGTGCCTTTAGTGTG GATTGACGACTACCGTGGCTATATCATG GACTCCAACAATTTCAATGATGAAAAGTTGGAATGTAGATTATATGTTGGGAACCTTGATTTGAGGATCACAGA GGCTGCTCTGATTAAGATGTTTTCCCCCTTTGGAAAGATAATCTCCGAAGACTTCCTGTGGCATACCCGTGGCCCAAAACGTGGAGAACCACGTGGTTATGCTTTCATTCAGTTCAGTTCTATAGAG GAAGCTAAACTGGCCAAGGAGAAGATGCACGGCAGGATGGCATGTGGCCGCCCCTTGGTCGTTCGTCTTGCTAGTGAGAAATATTCATTGGAAGGACAAGCTAATTCACTCAAATACAGTGGTGAAGGAAGTGCATCTAGCATTCCTGTTGGTTATTCAGGACAAATAAATCGATGTGCTAGAATTGCTGCAATAAAGAATAAGCTAAAGGCCATGGAACAAGAAGATGATAAATGTACGAAAAAACAGAAGCAAACTGACATATCGGGGCACTGA
- the LOC140815841 gene encoding uncharacterized protein isoform X2 yields the protein MDTKSPLIDELDESNSLFGFSILRKACLKSLEIEIPSRADLEYVPLVWIDDYRGYIMDSNNFNDEKLECRLYVGNLDLRITEAALIKMFSPFGKIISEDFLWHTRGPKRGEPRGYAFIQFSSIEEAKLAKEKMHGRMACGRPLVVRLASEKYSLEGQANSLKYSGEGSASSIPVGYSGQINRCARIAAIKNKLKAMEQEDDKCTKKQKQTDISGH from the exons ATGGACACCAAGTCTCCTTTAATCGACGAGCTCGATGAATCAAATTCTCTCTTTGGATTCTCAATCTTGAG AAAGGCGTGCTTGAAGTCTCTGGAAATTGAAATTCCTAGCAGAGCTGATTTAGAATATGTGCCTTTAGTGTG GATTGACGACTACCGTGGCTATATCATG GACTCCAACAATTTCAATGATGAAAAGTTGGAATGTAGATTATATGTTGGGAACCTTGATTTGAGGATCACAGA GGCTGCTCTGATTAAGATGTTTTCCCCCTTTGGAAAGATAATCTCCGAAGACTTCCTGTGGCATACCCGTGGCCCAAAACGTGGAGAACCACGTGGTTATGCTTTCATTCAGTTCAGTTCTATAGAG GAAGCTAAACTGGCCAAGGAGAAGATGCACGGCAGGATGGCATGTGGCCGCCCCTTGGTCGTTCGTCTTGCTAGTGAGAAATATTCATTGGAAGGACAAGCTAATTCACTCAAATACAGTGGTGAAGGAAGTGCATCTAGCATTCCTGTTGGTTATTCAGGACAAATAAATCGATGTGCTAGAATTGCTGCAATAAAGAATAAGCTAAAGGCCATGGAACAAGAAGATGATAAATGTACGAAAAAACAGAAGCAAACTGACATATCGGGGCACTGA
- the LOC140815841 gene encoding uncharacterized protein isoform X5, which yields MQEAKLAKEKMHGRMACGRPLVVRLASEKYSLEGQANSLKYSGEGSASSIPVGYSGQINRCARIAAIKNKLKAMEQEDDKCTKKQKQTDISGH from the coding sequence ATGCAGGAAGCTAAACTGGCCAAGGAGAAGATGCACGGCAGGATGGCATGTGGCCGCCCCTTGGTCGTTCGTCTTGCTAGTGAGAAATATTCATTGGAAGGACAAGCTAATTCACTCAAATACAGTGGTGAAGGAAGTGCATCTAGCATTCCTGTTGGTTATTCAGGACAAATAAATCGATGTGCTAGAATTGCTGCAATAAAGAATAAGCTAAAGGCCATGGAACAAGAAGATGATAAATGTACGAAAAAACAGAAGCAAACTGACATATCGGGGCACTGA
- the LOC140815842 gene encoding uncharacterized protein translates to MMDCVKVTASVRKAKKKQVKGELDRLKQAEKKRRRLEKALATSAAIRSELEKKKKKKKEEQERLDEEGAAIAEAAALHVLLGEDPEDSGNVVWNKDEGLSSWDHAQQIDVIFGRRQGLLPHHDQPNYSFESMGRASDARIHGQMQNQWGNSMWPTDPQENYLYSVYYEEDDFCSADLSADDVAAEAVSSLKIADDARVDAYVFNHILRG, encoded by the coding sequence ATGATGGATTGTGTTAAAGTGACAGCTAGTGTTAGGAAAGCCAAGAAGAAGCAGGTGAAGGGAGAATTAGATCGCCTTAAACAGGCCGAGAAGAAGAGGAGGCGCTTAGAGAAGGCTCTGGCTACTTCTGCAGCCATCCGTTCCGAACtggaaaagaagaagaagaaaaagaaagaagaacagGAGCGGCTCGATGAAGAAGGTGCTGCCATAGCTGAGGCAGCTGCACTTCATGTCCTACTCGGTGAAGACCCTGAAGATTCAGGCAATGTCGTGTGGAACAAGGACGAGGGGCTGTCCTCGTGGGATCATGCTCAACAAATTGATGTCATTTTCGGGAGAAGACAGGGGCTGTTACCTCACCATGACCAACCGAATTATTCATTTGAAAGCATGGGACGTGCTTCTGATGCTCGTATACATGGGCAAATGCAAAATCAATGGGGAAATTCTATGTGGCCGACTGATcctcaagaaaattatttataCTCTGTGTATTATGAAGAAGATGATTTTTGCTCTGCTGATTTATCTGCTGATGATGTTGCTGCTGAAGCTGTTTCATCACTTAAAATAGCTGATGATGCTCGGGTAGATGCATATGTCTTCAACCATATTTTAAGAGGGTAG